Proteins encoded by one window of Fischerella sp. PCC 9605:
- a CDS encoding ABC transporter ATP-binding/substrate-binding protein (This model describes the ATP binding subunits of ATP-binding cassette (ABC) transporters for nitrate transport, or for bicarbonate transport, in bacteria and archaea.) — protein sequence MSVFVAVDQIDKVFNLTGGGQYIALKGIDLQIKKGEFVSLIGHSGCGKSTLLNMIAGLDLPTEGVVTLEGKRIAKPGPDRMVVFQNYSLLPWRTVRENISLAVNSVMKDLPAGERRAIVEKHIDMVGLRPHAEKPPTMLSGGQKQRVAIARALAIRPKLLLLDEPFGALDALTRGNLQEQLMQICEENEVTAVMVTHDVDEAVLLSDRIVMLTNGPESKIGSILEVDIPRPRKRMEVVEHPSYYSLRSEMIYFLNQQKRIKKIRARKTTIVAKHGLEKVNLEIGFVPLTACAPLAIAKEKGFFAKHGLDDVNLVRETSWRGIVDGIAGGYLDAAQMPSGMPMWLTLGGNDNRPLPVITSLTMTRNGNAITLAKRFYDQGIQTVADFKQYLKSTRDKRHIMGVVHPSSMHSLLLRYWLAAGGVDPDRDVDIKTIPPAQMVVDLQAGSIDGYCVGEPWNFRAASEGSGFTIATDLEVWLGHPGKVLGVREDWATAYPNTYIALTKALLEACYYCSFAQHAEEIRQILARREYVSTDMEYIQIEDPNNATCDLEHPMREYAHHQFYGESAINRPSRTEQIWIMTQLARWGEVPFPRNWVEIVERVCRVGVFSTAARELGMDISYTRQPIKLFDGTSFNADDPITYLNNLKIKHDFSVAEVILDTPLRRVA from the coding sequence ATGAGCGTATTCGTTGCTGTTGATCAAATTGATAAAGTTTTTAATCTCACAGGTGGCGGTCAGTACATTGCCCTTAAAGGTATTGACCTGCAAATTAAAAAAGGAGAATTTGTTTCTCTAATTGGTCACTCTGGTTGTGGTAAATCCACTTTATTAAATATGATTGCTGGTCTGGATTTACCAACAGAAGGTGTCGTCACCCTAGAAGGGAAACGCATTGCCAAACCAGGGCCAGACCGAATGGTGGTATTTCAAAATTATTCTTTGTTGCCTTGGCGGACAGTACGAGAAAATATTTCCTTGGCTGTAAACTCAGTCATGAAAGATTTACCTGCGGGGGAACGTCGCGCCATAGTAGAAAAACATATTGATATGGTGGGATTGCGTCCCCATGCAGAAAAACCCCCGACGATGTTATCAGGTGGACAAAAACAACGAGTCGCGATCGCCCGCGCTTTAGCCATTCGCCCCAAATTACTCTTGCTTGATGAACCCTTCGGTGCTTTAGATGCCCTGACGCGGGGAAATCTGCAAGAACAGTTAATGCAAATCTGCGAAGAAAACGAAGTCACTGCCGTCATGGTGACGCATGACGTAGACGAAGCAGTGCTGCTTTCTGACAGAATAGTCATGCTTACCAACGGCCCAGAATCAAAAATTGGTAGCATTTTAGAAGTAGATATCCCCAGACCCCGCAAACGCATGGAAGTAGTTGAACATCCCAGCTACTACAGCTTGCGGAGTGAAATGATTTACTTCCTCAACCAACAGAAACGGATCAAAAAAATTCGGGCACGCAAAACAACGATTGTCGCCAAGCACGGTTTAGAAAAAGTCAATCTCGAAATTGGCTTTGTACCTCTGACTGCTTGTGCCCCCTTAGCAATAGCAAAAGAAAAAGGCTTTTTCGCCAAACACGGCTTAGATGATGTTAACTTAGTGCGCGAAACAAGTTGGCGTGGCATTGTTGATGGCATTGCTGGCGGATATTTAGACGCTGCCCAAATGCCTTCTGGTATGCCGATGTGGTTAACACTGGGAGGAAATGACAACCGACCACTGCCTGTGATTACCTCCCTCACGATGACGCGCAATGGTAATGCCATCACCCTGGCAAAACGCTTTTACGACCAAGGGATACAAACCGTCGCAGACTTCAAACAGTACCTGAAGAGTACCCGCGACAAACGCCATATCATGGGGGTAGTGCATCCTTCCTCAATGCACAGTTTACTATTGCGTTACTGGCTAGCAGCAGGAGGCGTTGACCCCGATCGGGATGTTGACATTAAAACAATTCCCCCAGCCCAGATGGTAGTTGACTTGCAAGCTGGGAGTATTGATGGTTACTGTGTAGGCGAACCTTGGAACTTCCGCGCCGCCTCTGAAGGCAGTGGCTTTACCATCGCTACCGACTTAGAAGTGTGGCTGGGACACCCAGGCAAAGTCTTAGGTGTACGGGAAGATTGGGCTACAGCTTATCCCAACACCTACATTGCTTTGACTAAAGCTTTACTAGAAGCTTGCTATTACTGTTCGTTTGCACAACATGCTGAGGAGATTCGGCAGATTTTGGCACGGCGGGAATATGTCAGCACTGATATGGAATATATCCAAATCGAAGATCCCAATAATGCCACCTGTGACTTAGAACATCCCATGCGGGAATATGCCCATCACCAATTTTATGGAGAGTCTGCCATCAACCGCCCTAGCCGCACTGAGCAAATATGGATTATGACGCAATTAGCGCGTTGGGGTGAAGTGCCTTTTCCGAGAAATTGGGTGGAAATTGTCGAACGGGTGTGTCGAGTTGGTGTGTTTAGTACCGCTGCCCGCGAACTGGGTATGGATATCAGTTATACCCGTCAGCCAATCAAGCTGTTCGATGGCACCAGCTTTAACGCCGATGACCCAATCACCTATCTCAACAACTTAAAGATTAAACACGATTTCTCTGTTGCTGAAGTTATTCTCGACACACCACTAAGAAGAGTAGCCTAA
- a CDS encoding nitrate ABC transporter ATP-binding protein (This model describes the ATP binding subunits of ATP-binding cassette (ABC) transporters for nitrate transport, or for bicarbonate transport, in bacteria and archaea.): protein MQNRNFTTTDTTQQTLGMPLVTATSHRQPYLEIQEVSKVYPTKNGPFTVLDGVNLNVGEGEFICVIGHSGCGKSTLLNMVSGFNHPTSGQVLLEGRPITKPGPDRMVVFQNYALLPWRTAFENIYLAVNAVYPNKPEAQKSAIVREHLAMVGLGDAMDKKPTQMSGGMRQRVSIARALAIRPKVLILDEPFGALDAITKEELQEELLKIWNENRCTVLMITHDIDEALFLADKLVMMTNGPRAKIGEVMEIPFPRPRDRARIMEDPQYYKLRNYALDFLFNRYAHDDVG from the coding sequence ATGCAAAACCGCAATTTTACAACTACCGACACAACCCAGCAGACACTAGGAATGCCTCTAGTCACTGCAACTTCTCATCGTCAGCCTTACTTGGAAATTCAAGAGGTTAGCAAAGTCTATCCGACAAAGAATGGCCCTTTTACAGTACTGGACGGAGTAAATCTCAACGTCGGCGAAGGTGAATTTATTTGCGTGATCGGTCACTCTGGCTGTGGTAAATCTACTCTCCTGAACATGGTATCGGGTTTCAACCATCCTACTAGCGGACAAGTACTGCTAGAAGGAAGACCTATCACCAAACCCGGCCCAGATAGGATGGTGGTGTTTCAAAACTATGCGCTACTACCTTGGCGGACTGCTTTTGAAAATATTTACCTAGCCGTAAATGCGGTTTATCCCAATAAACCGGAGGCGCAAAAGTCAGCAATTGTTAGAGAACACCTAGCAATGGTAGGACTAGGCGACGCTATGGACAAAAAACCCACCCAAATGTCCGGTGGTATGAGACAGCGGGTTTCTATTGCCCGTGCATTAGCAATTCGCCCCAAAGTCTTGATTTTAGATGAACCCTTCGGGGCGTTGGATGCCATCACCAAAGAAGAGTTGCAAGAAGAGTTGCTAAAAATTTGGAATGAAAACCGCTGCACAGTGTTGATGATTACCCATGATATCGATGAAGCGCTGTTTTTGGCAGATAAGTTGGTGATGATGACTAACGGCCCTCGCGCCAAAATCGGCGAAGTTATGGAGATTCCTTTTCCCCGTCCGCGTGACAGGGCCCGCATTATGGAAGATCCGCAATACTATAAATTGCGTAACTATGCCTTAGATTTCCTCTTTAATCGCTACGCCCACGATGACGTAGGTTAG